Genomic DNA from bacterium:
GGAGGGAGAGGATGTATGAATTCCTTGACAGGCTTTTAAATATGGCTTTGCCAAGGGTTCGTGATTTTAGAGGATTATCACCACAATCATTTGATGGTCAGGGCAATTATACATTGGGAATAAAGGAGCAAATAATCTTTTCTGAAATAGATTATGATAAGGTTGAAAAGATAAGGGGGATGAATATAACATTAGTAACCACAGCAAGGAGTGATAAAGAGGCAAAGAGGTTATTAGAGCTTTTTGGCTTTCCATTTGTAAAATAATTATGGCAAAAAAATCATTGATTGCAAAGCAAAAGAGAACACCGAAGTTTAAAACAAGGTTTTATAACAGATGCAGGTTATGCGGAAGACCAAGGGGTTTTCTTCGTGATTTTGGTATGTGTAGAATATGCTTTAGAGAATTGGCATCAAGCGGA
This window encodes:
- a CDS encoding type Z 30S ribosomal protein S14; the protein is MAKKSLIAKQKRTPKFKTRFYNRCRLCGRPRGFLRDFGMCRICFRELASSGKIPGVIKASW